One segment of Rosa chinensis cultivar Old Blush chromosome 6, RchiOBHm-V2, whole genome shotgun sequence DNA contains the following:
- the LOC112174352 gene encoding putative E3 ubiquitin-protein ligase SINA-like 6: protein MSINRNIRPSVNLHGPESTPAVSADSSRDAQIQGEELWTLSDLAAENLSRATRLLFEAPNNLPSNAGEHKGHCSTSASREGSNIVITLTDPGLLDCPICCEPLTVPVFQCDQNGHLACSLCCTKINNKCPFCSCPIGSNRCRAIEKIVESSTTRCKNIKYGCNIPVTYNTKNEHEKTCVCSPCSCPYLGCKFVSSAKELYQHFSNDHLDSAIGFLYDNFDLDYSFPITLTKNDSFLVVREMVSGTLFILHNRIVVLGNVVTVSCVQPSFMEDFNYDLLVSNKESSLKFQSLTKSTPSLQVNGSPSRSVLLIPCEFFDSCGQVKIDVSIRRIW, encoded by the exons ATGTCGATCAACCGGAACATCCGACCCTCTGTCAATCTCCACGGCCCAGAATCAACTCCAGCTGTTAGTGCAGATAGTTCCAG GGATGCTCAGATACAGGGAGAGGAACTATGGACATTATCAGATTTGGCCGCTGAAAATTTGTCAAGAGCAACTCGGTTATTATTTGAAGCACCCAATAACCTACCATCTAATGCTGGAGAGCACAAGGGTCATTGTTCGACTTCAGCTAGCAGGGAAGGCTCTAATATTGTGATAACTTTAACTGACCCAGGACTGCTTGATTGCCCAATTTGCTGTGAACCCTTGACCGTTCCTGTCTTCCAGTGTGATCAAAATGGGCATCTAGCTTGCTCCTTGTGCTGCACCAAAATCAATAACAAATGCCCCTTTTGTTCCTGCCCCATTGGCTCCAATCGTTGCCGAGCCATCGAGAAGATTGTGGAATCAAGTACAACTCGGTGCAAAAATATCAAGTACGGCTGCAATATTCCGGTGACTTACAACACGAAGAATGAACATGAAAAGACATGTGTATGTTCACCTTGTTCATGCCCTTATTTAGGATGCAAGTTTGTTTCCTCGGCCAAGGAGTTATACCAACACTTCAGTAATGATCATTTGGATTCGGCAATAGGCTTCCTGTATGACAACTTTGACCTTGATTACAGTTTCCCAATTACATTGACAAAGAATGACAGCTTTCTTGTTGTTCGAGAAATGGTTAGTGGTACATTATTTATCCTCCACAATCGTATTGTAGTTCTGGGAAATGTTGTGACGGTTAGCTGTGTTCAACCTAGCTTCATGGAGGATTTCAACTATGATCTTCTTGTTTCTAACAAGGAAAGTTCTCTCAAATTTCAGTCTCTGACAAAAAGTACTCCAAGCCTGCAGGTTAATGGCTCTCCTTCAAGAAGTGTTCTGTTAATCCCATGTGAGTTTTTCGACTCTTGTGGTCAGGTCAAGATTGATGTTTCCATACGGCGCATATGGTGA